The Sphingopyxis fribergensis DNA segment ACCGTTGGAGGGGAGTGCAAACTGCGCGGGCCAATAGGGACCGAGCTTGCGGCTTTCGCTGCCGTCCGCCTTCAGCACATCGACATATTCATGGTTGCCCGTCGCGGGCACCTGCGGGACGATCGCATAATTATAGCTGCCGGCCTGGTTCCACTCGCCCCATTCGTCATCATGGTCGAGGTCGTCGCGCTGGGCGACGAGATCGCCGGCATGGACGACAAGCCGGATATCGCCATTGGCGTGGAACGCCTGACGGATCACGCGGCTGGCGTAAGTGAGAATGCCATTCTGGATGTCGCCGAGGTAGAGGAAGCGGAAAGGCTTGGCCTCTGCCGCAGCGGTGCGGAACTGATACCATTCGCTCCAGCCCGCCGCACCCTTGACGCGATAGGCATAGACGGTGTCGGGGGCGAGGCCGGTGAAGCGGATCTGGTGATAGAGCGCCGGGCCATAGCTGCTGGCGACCGGCATCGCTTTGCCGGTGACCAGCACCGCCTTTTCCTCCAGCGTCGGCCCATCGACCGACACCGCGAGCTGGGCCTGGGACTCGGCCTGCGCGGTGTCGGTGCGATAGGCGACCGCCATCTCGCGCGCCGGGTCGGCCCCGGGCGAAAGGACAATGCGGTCGGGCAGATTTTTCGGCGCGTAGGGAAGGCCGGGCGAACGCGGGATGGGGCCGCTTTCTGCCTGTGCGTGCGCCGCAAGCGTGCCCGAAAGGGCCAGCCCTGCTGCCAACGGCAGCAGGGCGATCCGGTAACGCATCAGAACTTCACCCGCGCGCCGAACTTCATCGTCCATTTATATTGCTCGAACTGGAGAAGGTTTTGGCGGGCGCCAACATTGTTATAGGCGTAATATTTGGCGTTGTTGATGTTTACCCATTCGTAGAAGACCTGAACCTGCTTGGTGACATCATATTTGGCCGACAGGTCGAGCTGGAAGTGATTGTCGATGATCCGGTCTTCTTCCGCCGTATCGCCCAGCTCGTCGAGATATTTCGACCGATAAGTGCCGGCGAGGCGCAGCGAGATGGGGCCTTTTTCATAACCGAGCGCCGCATTGAACGTATGTTTCGACGCCGCCGGCAGGTTGATCTTCCGCAGGTCGGTGATGTCGCCGTCGGTCGGCACGTCGCCGGTCGCGTCGGTATAGGTGTAGTTCGCGTTCACAAGGAACCCGTCGAGCGGCGAAGGCAGGAAGCGCAGCGCCTGCGTATAACTGAGTTCGAGGCCCCAAATCTTGGCGCTGTCGCCGTTGATCGGGATCGTCGCCTCGTCGAACGCGATGCCATTATATTCGCCCGCATCCTCCAAATTGGTATCGACGATGAAATTCTTGATGTCCTTGTAGAAGATACCCGCGGACAGCGCGCCATTGTTCGGCAGATAATATTCGACCCCCGCGTCGAAATTCCACGCTTCATAGGGCTTGAGATCGGGGTTGCCGAATTCGCCTTCGCGCTCGCCGTCTTCATTCTGCTCGATGCTGAACCGCGGCGCCAGCTTCGACAGCTTGGGACGAACCAGGCTCTTCGATGTTGCGGCGCGCAGCACGAGGTTCTGCTGCGGCTCCCAGCGGATCGTCAGGCTCGGCAGCCAGTCGCCATAGCTGCGCTTGAACTGGTTGGGCACGATGCTGTCGACCGTGTCATCGTCGGCGATCGAACCATCGGACAATTCTCCATCCTCGGTCACGACCGTCACGGTATTGGCGCGGATGTCGTTCTTGGTGTGCTCGTAGCGCACGCCGCCGATGACGCGCAGCGTATCGCTGTCCCAGCGGCCGAGTAGATAGCCGGCCATGACGTCTTCGCTGACCGAATAATCTTCGACGTTCGAATCGAAGATCGAGTCGAATTCGTTGAGTTCAAAGCCGTCGCGGTTCGCGTTGAAAAAGGCGCGCACGCTCTTTTTGTCGGGAACCGGCGAAATATCGGTGAGCCGATAGGTCTGGGAACCCACGAAGTCCGCGAGCGTCAGATCGTCCATTTCCCAATATTGCGTTTCGAGGTTGTAGCTCTTGTCGCGCCAGCGGCCCTTGGCGCCGGCCTGGACGGTGAAAGTGCCATTGCTCATCGCGAATTCGCGCGCGAGGTCGAGCTTTGCGCCCCATTCCTCGTCCTGCGCGTCCGACAGGCCGGTGACCTGGATGCTGTCGAGTTCATAGGCGTCGGGGTCGGAGAAATCGGCAATCGCGCCGGCATCGCCGCCGACCGTGTAGAGCGGCCGCCGCGGATCGGCGAAATCGAGGCCGAGGAGCAGGCCATTGTCTTCAAAGCTCTGTTCGAAATTGGCGGGGTCGATGGACCCGTTCTCGCGCTCGGTCGACTTGGCGTAGCTGACCGAATATTTCGCGTGCCAGCCATCGCTGTCGGTCTCGCCGCCCAGCGTGAGGCTGCGGATACGCTGACGCTCGAAACGATCCTTGAGCGACCGCTGGACCTGCAATTCGCCGTCGGCGTCGCTGTAGACCAGGTCGGCGCCGTCGCCGGTGACCTCGCCCGCATCCTCGAGCTTGAGGCTCGTTTCGCGGCGATATTCCTGGTCGTCGAACTGGCTGTAGAGGCCGCGCGCATAGAGCTTGGTCGACGAACCAAGACGGAAATCGAAGTTCAAATTCGCCGAGAGACGCTTCCGTTCGACGTCATAGTCGCGGTAGTTGACCTCTTCGGTCGTGATCTGGCCGTCGTCTTCATTCCACCCGTCGGCTTCGACATTATCGGTTTCGAACTTGCGCTGATAATAGGAAATGCCGCCCGACACGCCGACATTGTCGCCAAGGCGCTGCGCGAAATCGATGCTGCCTTTGGGCGTCAGCTTTTCCGAATAATCATTGTAGCTGCCCTCGATCTTCGCGGTCAGCAAATTCTTGCGGCGTTCGAACGCGCTCGTCGTGTGGATCTCGATCGATGCGCCGATCGTATCGGCGTCCATGTCGGGGGTCAGCGATTTCTTGACCTCGATCGATTCGATGCTGTCGCTCGAAATCACGTCGAGCGCGACCGAGCGGACGTCGCTTTCGGGGGCGGGCAGGCGGACGCCGTTGACCGACGTCGCGTTGAGTTCGGGGTCGAGACCGCGGACCGAAACGAAGCGGCCCTCGCCCTGGTCGTTCAGGATGTTCACGCCGGGCAGGCGGCGCAGCGATTCGGCGACATTCTGGTCAGGGAACTGGCCCACTGCGTCGCGCGTCAGCACGCTTTCGACGCCGTCGGCGGCCTTTTGGCGTGACAGCGCGCTTGCCTGGTTCGCCGACTGGCCGATGACGAGGATGCTGTCGTCGGTGCCGAGGATGACCTTTGCGGTCACATTGCCGCTTTCGGGCACGGTGATCGTCTGGGTGCGCGGTTCGGCACCGACATAGCGGGCTTCGAGCGTATAGGTACCGGCGGGAACGTCGGCGAACCGGAAGGTGCCGTCGCGGTCGGCCTCAGCCACGCGGTTCAGCTCGACGATGCGCAGCTGAGCGCCCTGGAGCGCACG contains these protein-coding regions:
- a CDS encoding purple acid phosphatase family protein; this encodes MDDEVRRAGEVLMRYRIALLPLAAGLALSGTLAAHAQAESGPIPRSPGLPYAPKNLPDRIVLSPGADPAREMAVAYRTDTAQAESQAQLAVSVDGPTLEEKAVLVTGKAMPVASSYGPALYHQIRFTGLAPDTVYAYRVKGAAGWSEWYQFRTAAAEAKPFRFLYLGDIQNGILTYASRVIRQAFHANGDIRLVVHAGDLVAQRDDLDHDDEWGEWNQAGSYNYAIVPQVPATGNHEYVDVLKADGSESRKLGPYWPAQFALPSNGADPVKATTYYTDYQGVRFIVLDGTAAIDLGTMKAQTDWLDATLASSKANWNVVLFHQPVFTCARPNDTQEIKAAWKPVFEKRKVDLVLQGHDHCYSRLTSDAGREASAKARADGKVQGPVYLVSVTGSKMYALNDRAATQPDKVAEATELYQIVDVEPRRIKFRTFTASGKLYDGFDLDRTAQGNRLSEIDEPTIAARRCSGEIGPDGGRCVARGK
- a CDS encoding TonB-dependent receptor; the protein is MHRLRTVRSRILIGTCLSLAAAVPTAAYAGDLTGTVTDATDTRALQGAQLRIVELNRVAEADRDGTFRFADVPAGTYTLEARYVGAEPRTQTITVPESGNVTAKVILGTDDSILVIGQSANQASALSRQKAADGVESVLTRDAVGQFPDQNVAESLRRLPGVNILNDQGEGRFVSVRGLDPELNATSVNGVRLPAPESDVRSVALDVISSDSIESIEVKKSLTPDMDADTIGASIEIHTTSAFERRKNLLTAKIEGSYNDYSEKLTPKGSIDFAQRLGDNVGVSGGISYYQRKFETDNVEADGWNEDDGQITTEEVNYRDYDVERKRLSANLNFDFRLGSSTKLYARGLYSQFDDQEYRRETSLKLEDAGEVTGDGADLVYSDADGELQVQRSLKDRFERQRIRSLTLGGETDSDGWHAKYSVSYAKSTERENGSIDPANFEQSFEDNGLLLGLDFADPRRPLYTVGGDAGAIADFSDPDAYELDSIQVTGLSDAQDEEWGAKLDLAREFAMSNGTFTVQAGAKGRWRDKSYNLETQYWEMDDLTLADFVGSQTYRLTDISPVPDKKSVRAFFNANRDGFELNEFDSIFDSNVEDYSVSEDVMAGYLLGRWDSDTLRVIGGVRYEHTKNDIRANTVTVVTEDGELSDGSIADDDTVDSIVPNQFKRSYGDWLPSLTIRWEPQQNLVLRAATSKSLVRPKLSKLAPRFSIEQNEDGEREGEFGNPDLKPYEAWNFDAGVEYYLPNNGALSAGIFYKDIKNFIVDTNLEDAGEYNGIAFDEATIPINGDSAKIWGLELSYTQALRFLPSPLDGFLVNANYTYTDATGDVPTDGDITDLRKINLPAASKHTFNAALGYEKGPISLRLAGTYRSKYLDELGDTAEEDRIIDNHFQLDLSAKYDVTKQVQVFYEWVNINNAKYYAYNNVGARQNLLQFEQYKWTMKFGARVKF